TGCATATGCTAAAAAAGAATACTAAAGCATAGAAACGGAGAATTAGGGTCATGGGAAGATGGAAGATCGGAAGTTTGACGGCGGCGCTCGGCTGTATCGCGCTCGGCGTCATCATTGCGCTGATTCAATACGGTAAGCTTACTTACGAGGCCATCGGGTATTTATGGCCGGCGCTGCTCATCCTGCTGGGGCTGGAAATGCTGATGCGTCTTCTGCATAGATCGGAGACCAAGACCCGGACCAGCGGTGGGGCAATCGTTCTGATTGTGCTGCTGGGCCTCGTGAGCGCGGGACAATCCGTGCTTCCGGGAGGCTCGCTGGACAGCTTGCTGGGTAAAGCGCATCTAAGCACCGTTAACGGAACGGTGCAAACCGGCACGAATATTAAGAAGGTCATTATTTCAATTCCAAACGGCAGGGTTAAGTTGAACGGTATTGAAGGAAGCGCTCTGACTTACGAAGGCAAATTGCTGTCCCCGGGCAGCAGTCAGAGCGAAAGTGAACAGGCAATGAAAAACAATTGGAAGGTAAGGACGGATGGCGACACGGTAGTGCTTGAAATGACTGCGGAAAAGAGCTTGTTTTCGGGTATTTACTTCGGTTTTTCCGGCAACAGTCCCTATCTCAATGTGAGTCTTCCTGCGGCGCTCGCAGTCAAGATCGACACAAGCGACGGTTCGCTGGACGTTTCGGACCTGGAAGGCGGAATCGAGGCCGACACCTCCAATGGCAGAATCGAAATGAGAGGCATTAAAGGAGGAGTCAAGGCCAGCACTAGTAACGGCTCGCTCAACCTGCAGAGCGTGGAAGGAGGAGCCCATATCACCAGCTCCAACGGATCCATTACGCTTGAGAATATTGCCGGCCAAGTGTATGCCAAGAGCAGCAACGGCAAAATCGTCATTAAATCCCCCATCACGGGGAATTGGGATTGCGCTTCAAGCAACGGCAGCATCTCGCTGACACTGCCTCAGGCGACGGATGCGACGATTGCAGCCGATACGAGCAACGGTTCGATGAAAGGAAGCGTGAACTGGCAGGAAAAAAACGGCGGCCACGGATCGGCGGTGCTTGGAGGCGGGAATCATACTGTAAAGCTGTCCACGACCAATGGCAGCGTGACCGCGGATATCGCGGAATAGCCTGAGACAAGAAGAAGCCGCAAGCCGCCGGAGGAATCCGGCAGCTTGCGGCTATTGCTGTTCTTTGCTTACCAGGCGTATGCCTTGGGCGCGGCCCCTCCGGGGCCGGGGAAGATCTCGTCCAGCTGGGCCATAACGGAATCGTCCAGTGCGACTTCCAGGGAGCGCAGGGAACTCTCGATCTGCTCCAGGGAGCGGGGGCCGATGATGGGGGCGGCAACAGCGGGATTGGCCAGCAGCCAGGCCAAGGCGACATTGTCCTGCGGTTCGCCAAGTTCCAGACATAGCTTGGAGAACTGTTCCAGCTGATCCTGGTGCCGTTCGACGCGTTCTGCATTGCCGCCGCTGCGGCTGCCTGCGATTTTTTTGAGCGCGTTGCGGCTGAGCAGACCGCCGTCCAGCGGGCTCCAGGGAATAACGCCAAGCCCCAGGCTCTGCGACGCCGGCAGTACCTCCAGTTCCGGAAGCCGGCAGGTTAGGCTGTACTTGTGCTGCTCCGATACGAGGCCAAGAAAGCCGCGGCCCTTGGCTTCAGATTGAGCGACCGCAATATCCCACCCTGCAAAGTTGCTGGAGCCGACGTAGCCGACCTTGCCTTGGCTTACTGCGAGCTCAAAGGCTCCCCACAGCTCGTCCCAGGAGACGCTGCGATCCACATGATGCATCTGATACAGCTCAATGTGGTCGGTCTGCAGCCGCCGCAAAGAGCCTTCCAGATGCCTGCGGATTTTGTAAGCGGACAGTGCGCGCTCGTCATTCGGGCCATCCAGCCGATCGTTCATGGCGCCGTACACTTTGGTGGCGAGCACGACCTTTTCCCGCCGTCCGCCGCCCTGCTTGAACCAGCGGCCGATAATGCTTTCGGTCAATCCTGAGTTTTCCCTGCCTCCATACACATTCGCTGTGTCAAAAAAATTGATCCCGGCATCGAGCGCGGTGTCCATAATGGGAAAAGCTTCTTTCTCGTCCGTCCGTTCACCAAAGTTCATCGTTCCCAAGCAGAGCCGGCTGACCTTCATGCCGGATTTGCCAAGTTTCGTGTATTGCACCTCGCGATCACTCCCCGGAATAATTTAAGAAACGAAGTAATAGAAAGCGTTTGCTTACTTATTGTAAACAACTTCGAGGGCAGGAGCAATGCGGCAGCCGGACACTTCGTGAAGGTCAGCGGGTTGAATGAAAATTCGGACGGCCGGTTTTGGCAATATACTGGGGAAAAGTACCCGGCTTACGTCCCAGCAGACATTCCAAATCGGGGGATACTCTTTTGGCCATACCGAGCTTTGCCGTCATGTAAATGCCGATCATAACGATTAAGAAATCGCGTTTTACCCCTTTGCGGGACATTTTTTTCCAAAAGGCTGGAACACTGGGGTTCGCGTATTTGATTGTTT
This region of Paenibacillus sp. URB8-2 genomic DNA includes:
- a CDS encoding DUF4097 family beta strand repeat-containing protein, coding for MGRWKIGSLTAALGCIALGVIIALIQYGKLTYEAIGYLWPALLILLGLEMLMRLLHRSETKTRTSGGAIVLIVLLGLVSAGQSVLPGGSLDSLLGKAHLSTVNGTVQTGTNIKKVIISIPNGRVKLNGIEGSALTYEGKLLSPGSSQSESEQAMKNNWKVRTDGDTVVLEMTAEKSLFSGIYFGFSGNSPYLNVSLPAALAVKIDTSDGSLDVSDLEGGIEADTSNGRIEMRGIKGGVKASTSNGSLNLQSVEGGAHITSSNGSITLENIAGQVYAKSSNGKIVIKSPITGNWDCASSNGSISLTLPQATDATIAADTSNGSMKGSVNWQEKNGGHGSAVLGGGNHTVKLSTTNGSVTADIAE
- a CDS encoding aldo/keto reductase; translated protein: MQYTKLGKSGMKVSRLCLGTMNFGERTDEKEAFPIMDTALDAGINFFDTANVYGGRENSGLTESIIGRWFKQGGGRREKVVLATKVYGAMNDRLDGPNDERALSAYKIRRHLEGSLRRLQTDHIELYQMHHVDRSVSWDELWGAFELAVSQGKVGYVGSSNFAGWDIAVAQSEAKGRGFLGLVSEQHKYSLTCRLPELEVLPASQSLGLGVIPWSPLDGGLLSRNALKKIAGSRSGGNAERVERHQDQLEQFSKLCLELGEPQDNVALAWLLANPAVAAPIIGPRSLEQIESSLRSLEVALDDSVMAQLDEIFPGPGGAAPKAYAW